A region from the Saccharomonospora azurea NA-128 genome encodes:
- the aceA gene encoding isocitrate lyase encodes MTEKQTRLEQEAAALEQEWKSNPRWQDVKRSYSAADVVKLRGSVVEEHTLARRGAEKLWNLLHTEDYIHALGALTGNQAVQQVRAGLKAIYLSGWQVAADANLSGQTYPDQSLYPANSVPAVVRRINNALTRADQITWAEGNTDIDWFAPIVADAEAGFGGPLNAFELMKGMIAAGAAGVHWEDQLASEKKCGHLGGKVLIPTKQHERTLNAARLASDVLNVPSLIVARTDAQAATLLTSDVDERDRKFLTGTRTSEGFYEVRNGIEPCIERGLAYAEYADLLWMETSTPDLEVARQFAEAIKAKHPNQMLAYNCSPSFNWKKHLDDATIAKFQRELGHMGYKFQFITLAGFHALNYSMFDLAKGYANEGMTAYVDLQEREFAAEDRGYTATKHQREVGTGWFDLVSTALNPESSTTALTGSTEEEQF; translated from the coding sequence ATGACGGAGAAGCAGACCCGCTTGGAGCAGGAAGCGGCCGCCCTGGAGCAGGAGTGGAAGAGCAACCCCCGCTGGCAGGACGTGAAGCGCTCCTACTCCGCTGCGGACGTGGTCAAGCTGCGCGGCAGCGTCGTCGAGGAGCACACGCTCGCCCGCCGCGGTGCCGAGAAGCTGTGGAACCTCCTGCACACCGAGGACTACATCCACGCGCTCGGTGCGCTGACCGGTAACCAGGCCGTCCAGCAGGTCCGTGCGGGGCTGAAGGCCATCTACCTGTCGGGCTGGCAGGTCGCCGCCGACGCCAACCTCTCCGGCCAGACCTACCCCGACCAGAGCCTCTACCCGGCCAACTCCGTCCCCGCCGTGGTGCGCCGCATCAACAACGCGTTGACGCGCGCCGACCAGATCACCTGGGCCGAGGGCAACACCGACATCGACTGGTTCGCGCCGATCGTCGCGGACGCCGAGGCCGGCTTCGGCGGCCCGCTCAACGCCTTCGAGCTGATGAAGGGCATGATCGCCGCCGGTGCCGCGGGCGTGCACTGGGAGGACCAGCTCGCGTCCGAGAAGAAGTGCGGTCACCTCGGCGGCAAGGTGCTCATCCCCACCAAGCAGCACGAGCGCACGCTGAACGCGGCTCGTCTGGCCTCCGACGTGCTGAACGTGCCGTCGCTGATCGTCGCGCGCACCGACGCGCAGGCCGCGACGCTGCTCACCAGCGACGTCGACGAGCGCGACCGGAAGTTCCTCACGGGCACCCGTACCTCGGAGGGCTTCTACGAGGTCCGTAACGGCATCGAGCCCTGCATCGAGCGTGGCCTCGCTTACGCCGAATACGCCGACCTGCTGTGGATGGAGACGTCCACCCCGGACCTGGAGGTCGCGCGCCAGTTCGCCGAGGCGATCAAGGCCAAGCACCCGAACCAGATGCTCGCGTACAACTGCTCGCCGTCGTTCAACTGGAAGAAGCACCTGGACGACGCGACCATCGCGAAGTTCCAGCGCGAGCTCGGCCACATGGGCTACAAGTTCCAGTTCATCACGCTGGCCGGATTCCACGCCCTGAACTACTCGATGTTCGACCTGGCCAAGGGCTACGCAAACGAGGGCATGACCGCCTACGTCGACCTCCAGGAGCGCGAGTTCGCCGCCGAGGACCGCGGCTACACCGCCACGAAGCACCAGCGCGAGGTCGGCACCGGCTGGTTCGACCTGGTGAGCACCGCCCTGAACCCCGAGAGCTCCACCACGGCGCTGACGGGCTCCACCGAAGAAGAGCAGTTCTAG
- a CDS encoding glycosyltransferase family 4 protein produces MRVLMLSWEYPPVVVGGLARHVHALARHLVRGGHEVVVLCRHAAGTDAETHPTTDEVVDGVRIVRVAEDPLHVTFERDLVAWTLSMGHAMIRAGTELFRTWRPDVVHAHDWLVTQPAIALAEAAGVPLVGTVHATEAGRHSGWLSHPLNQQIHSVEWWLANRVDALITCSEAMRREVAHLFDLRDDAITVIHNGIEERDWWVGRDHVARVRSAHSPDGPLLLFFGRLEWEKGVQDLLDALPEIRRRHPGTRLVVAGAGRHRDELVAQTVRLSLDDAVDFVGHLPDGELRAVLAAADAVVLPSRYEPFGIVALEAAAAQAPLVASTAGGLGELVVDGETGLAFSPGDVTGIVRAVDLVLADASAASRRAHAAQSRLAADFDWSRIAEETVRVYRRTKPGPPQTLGRPKIATGNAFEP; encoded by the coding sequence ATGCGCGTGTTGATGCTGTCGTGGGAATACCCGCCGGTGGTGGTCGGAGGGCTCGCCCGGCACGTCCACGCGCTGGCCCGCCATCTGGTGCGCGGCGGGCACGAGGTGGTGGTGTTGTGCAGGCACGCCGCGGGCACCGACGCCGAGACCCACCCCACGACCGACGAGGTCGTCGACGGCGTCCGGATCGTCCGCGTCGCGGAGGATCCCCTGCACGTGACGTTCGAGCGTGACCTCGTGGCCTGGACCCTCTCGATGGGCCACGCCATGATCCGGGCGGGCACGGAGCTGTTCCGCACCTGGCGGCCCGACGTCGTGCACGCCCACGACTGGCTGGTCACGCAGCCCGCCATCGCGCTGGCCGAGGCGGCGGGCGTACCGCTCGTCGGCACGGTCCACGCCACGGAGGCGGGCAGGCACTCCGGCTGGCTGTCCCACCCGCTCAACCAGCAGATCCACTCCGTCGAGTGGTGGCTCGCCAACCGCGTCGACGCCCTGATCACGTGTTCCGAGGCGATGCGCCGCGAGGTGGCGCACCTGTTCGACCTCCGGGACGACGCGATCACGGTGATCCACAACGGGATCGAGGAGCGCGACTGGTGGGTGGGTCGCGACCACGTCGCCCGTGTCCGCTCGGCCCACAGCCCCGACGGTCCCCTGCTGCTGTTCTTCGGCCGCCTCGAATGGGAGAAGGGCGTGCAGGACCTGCTCGACGCCCTGCCCGAGATCCGGCGCAGGCATCCGGGCACCCGGCTCGTGGTGGCCGGCGCGGGACGGCACCGCGACGAGCTTGTGGCCCAGACCGTGCGCTTGTCGTTGGACGACGCCGTGGACTTCGTGGGACACCTGCCCGACGGCGAACTGCGCGCGGTCCTGGCGGCGGCGGACGCCGTGGTCCTGCCGAGCCGTTACGAGCCGTTCGGCATCGTGGCACTGGAGGCGGCAGCGGCCCAAGCTCCGCTGGTGGCCTCGACGGCCGGTGGGCTCGGGGAGCTCGTCGTCGACGGCGAGACCGGCCTCGCCTTCTCGCCCGGCGACGTCACGGGCATCGTGCGGGCGGTCGACCTCGTGCTGGCCGACGCCTCCGCGGCGTCGCGGCGAGCGCACGCGGCGCAGTCGCGGCTGGCGGCGGACTTCGACTGGTCCCGCATCGCCGAGGAGACCGTCCGGGTCTACCGCCGCACCAAGCCCGGGCCGCCGCAGACGCTCGGCCGCCCCAAGATCGCCACCGGCAACGCGTTCGAGCCGTAG
- a CDS encoding TetR/AcrR family transcriptional regulator → MDVEEATRRVLAAAEEQFYERGIQAVGMDTIRSRSGVSLKRLYQCFPSKDDLVATYLRRRDTRWRAELAEYVQAHADSAEDSVLAVFDWLGKWFHRPEFRGCAFVNSFGELGGVSPVVAEVARTHKQAVGEYLRHLVEPLGVSDPDGLAAQLAVLVEGAMVLAAVTGDLDAAARSRATAELLLAHSH, encoded by the coding sequence ATGGACGTCGAGGAAGCGACACGCCGCGTGTTGGCCGCGGCCGAGGAACAGTTCTACGAGCGCGGCATCCAGGCCGTGGGGATGGACACCATCCGGTCGCGCTCCGGGGTGTCCCTCAAACGGCTGTACCAGTGCTTCCCGTCCAAGGACGACCTCGTGGCCACCTACCTGCGCCGCCGCGACACCCGGTGGCGTGCGGAACTCGCCGAGTACGTCCAGGCGCACGCCGACTCGGCCGAGGACAGCGTGCTCGCGGTGTTCGACTGGCTCGGGAAATGGTTCCACCGACCGGAGTTCCGCGGGTGCGCGTTCGTCAACTCCTTCGGGGAGCTCGGCGGCGTCTCACCCGTCGTCGCCGAGGTCGCACGCACGCACAAACAGGCCGTCGGCGAGTACCTGCGCCACCTCGTCGAGCCGCTCGGTGTGTCCGATCCGGACGGACTCGCCGCCCAGCTCGCCGTGCTGGTGGAAGGGGCGATGGTCCTCGCGGCCGTCACCGGCGACCTCGACGCCGCCGCCCGGAGCCGGGCCACCGCCGAGCTGCTCCTCGCCCACTCCCACTGA
- the aceB gene encoding malate synthase A, with amino-acid sequence MADTMNGRLQVAGPMRERYDEILTPAALEFVAKLDNAFAGRRRELLDARRRRRERLAAGEETLGFLPETRWIRSDPSWQVAQPAPGLEDRRVEITGPTDRKMTVNALNSGAKVWLADFEDATSPTWHNVVSGQLNLYDAIRRNIDFTDRGKRYVIGDEPATIVARPRGWHLVEKHIRIDGRPVSASLVDFGLYFFHNARQLLARGSGPYFYLPKLESHHEARLWNDVFVLAQEELGIPRGSVRATVLIETITAAFEMDEILYELREHAAGLNAGRWDYIFSIIKTFASHGADFVLPDRAQVTMTVPFMRAYTELLVRTCHQRGAHAIGGMAAFIPSRDPEVNATALEKVRQDKEREAGDGFDGSWVAHPGLVPVCREVFDEVLGGWPNQLGKLREDVVVSAEDLLDVASAGGEVTEQGVRSNINVALRYIDAWLRGTGAAAIFNLMEDAATAEIARCQVWQWVHNGTKLTDGTAVTHERVTEWLDAELADVHADLGPDNRLAEAREIFVETALSDRLPSFLTTGAYARYLTTQN; translated from the coding sequence ATGGCTGACACGATGAACGGCCGGCTGCAGGTCGCCGGTCCCATGCGCGAGCGCTACGACGAGATCCTCACGCCGGCGGCGCTGGAGTTCGTCGCGAAGTTGGACAACGCCTTCGCGGGCCGCCGCAGGGAACTGCTCGACGCTCGGCGTCGACGCAGGGAGCGGCTGGCCGCGGGGGAGGAGACGCTGGGCTTCCTGCCGGAGACCCGGTGGATTCGCAGCGACCCGTCCTGGCAGGTCGCCCAGCCCGCCCCCGGTCTCGAAGACCGCAGGGTGGAGATCACGGGCCCCACCGACCGGAAGATGACGGTCAACGCGCTGAACTCGGGCGCGAAGGTGTGGCTCGCCGACTTCGAGGACGCGACGTCGCCGACGTGGCACAACGTCGTGTCGGGCCAGCTCAACCTGTACGACGCGATCCGGCGAAACATCGACTTCACCGACCGGGGCAAGCGGTACGTGATCGGCGACGAGCCGGCCACGATCGTCGCCAGGCCACGCGGCTGGCACCTGGTGGAGAAGCACATCCGGATCGACGGCCGTCCCGTGTCGGCCAGTCTCGTCGACTTCGGGCTCTACTTCTTCCACAACGCGCGGCAGTTGCTCGCGCGGGGCAGCGGACCGTACTTCTACCTGCCGAAGCTGGAGAGCCACCACGAGGCGCGGCTGTGGAACGACGTCTTCGTGTTGGCGCAGGAGGAGCTCGGCATCCCGAGGGGCAGCGTCCGGGCCACCGTGCTGATCGAGACGATCACCGCGGCGTTCGAGATGGACGAAATCCTCTACGAACTCCGCGAGCACGCGGCCGGGTTGAACGCGGGCCGCTGGGACTACATCTTCAGCATCATCAAGACCTTCGCCTCGCACGGCGCGGACTTCGTCCTGCCGGACCGGGCGCAGGTCACGATGACGGTGCCGTTCATGCGGGCCTACACGGAACTGCTGGTGCGGACCTGTCACCAGCGGGGCGCGCACGCGATCGGCGGGATGGCGGCGTTCATCCCGAGCCGCGACCCGGAGGTCAACGCCACCGCGCTGGAGAAGGTTCGGCAGGACAAGGAACGCGAGGCCGGTGACGGCTTCGACGGGTCGTGGGTCGCCCATCCCGGTCTGGTCCCGGTCTGCCGGGAGGTGTTCGACGAGGTGCTCGGCGGGTGGCCGAACCAGCTCGGCAAGCTGCGCGAGGACGTCGTCGTGTCCGCCGAGGACCTGCTCGACGTGGCGAGCGCGGGCGGCGAGGTCACCGAGCAGGGCGTGCGGTCGAACATCAACGTCGCACTGCGCTACATCGACGCGTGGCTGCGGGGTACCGGAGCGGCGGCGATCTTCAACCTCATGGAGGACGCCGCCACGGCCGAGATCGCCCGCTGCCAGGTGTGGCAGTGGGTCCACAACGGAACCAAGTTGACCGACGGCACCGCGGTCACCCACGAGCGGGTGACGGAGTGGCTGGATGCCGAACTCGCCGACGTGCACGCCGACCTCGGGCCGGACAACCGGCTGGCCGAGGCACGGGAGATCTTCGTCGAGACGGCGTTGTCGGACAGGTTGCCGAGCTTCCTCACGACAGGTGCCTACGCTCGGTACCTGACGACGCAGAACTGA
- a CDS encoding 1,4-alpha-glucan branching protein domain-containing protein, with amino-acid sequence MTDSQGTFCLVLHSHLPWLPHHGNWPVGEEWLYQAWAHSYVPVIDLLRRFADEGRRDVLTLGVTPVLASQLDDPYALRAFHEWLGHWTLRAQHAATLWRGDELLSDLAAAEHRTAHHVLAEAETTWRHGFSPILRSLVDSEVLELLGGPATHPFQPLLDPRVRGFALRTGLADTTLRVGHRPEGIWAPECGYAPGMEHDYAAAGVHRFLVDGPSLRGDTAAARTVGDSDVVCFGRDLEVTYRVWSPKAGYPGHSAYRDFHTWAHEVGLKPSRVTGKHVAPEDKAPYDPALAADALRTHVKDFVETVVRRLKSLREQHGRPALVVAAYDTELFGHWWHEGPQWLEGVLRALPEAGVRVTTLRGALEAGHLGGPVDLPASSWGSGKDWRVWDGEQVADMVQANDELQKRLLALPVPGAARDTVADQAVTEGMLALSSDWAFMVTKNSAADYARRRARDHTQRFDALAEALHAGAPDARRLAERYRASALPFGHLDARDLLSPANPRR; translated from the coding sequence TGCCTCGTCCTCCACAGCCACCTGCCGTGGCTTCCGCATCACGGGAACTGGCCCGTCGGCGAGGAATGGCTCTACCAGGCGTGGGCTCACTCCTACGTTCCCGTGATCGACCTGCTGCGCCGGTTCGCCGACGAGGGACGACGGGACGTCCTCACCCTCGGCGTCACCCCGGTCCTGGCCTCCCAGCTCGACGACCCCTACGCGTTGCGCGCGTTCCACGAGTGGTTGGGCCACTGGACATTGCGCGCGCAGCACGCGGCGACGCTGTGGCGGGGCGACGAGCTGCTGTCCGACCTGGCCGCCGCCGAGCACCGCACCGCGCATCACGTGCTCGCCGAAGCAGAGACCACGTGGCGGCACGGGTTCTCGCCGATCCTGCGGTCGCTCGTGGACTCCGAGGTCCTCGAACTGCTCGGCGGGCCGGCGACCCACCCGTTCCAGCCGCTGCTCGATCCTCGGGTGCGGGGCTTCGCGCTCCGCACGGGGCTGGCGGACACGACACTGCGCGTCGGCCACCGCCCCGAGGGCATCTGGGCGCCCGAATGCGGCTACGCGCCCGGCATGGAACACGACTACGCCGCCGCGGGGGTGCACCGCTTCCTCGTCGACGGGCCGTCCCTGCGCGGCGACACCGCCGCCGCCCGCACCGTGGGCGACTCGGACGTCGTGTGCTTCGGCCGCGACCTGGAGGTCACCTACCGGGTCTGGTCGCCGAAGGCCGGGTACCCGGGGCACAGCGCCTACCGCGACTTCCACACGTGGGCACACGAGGTGGGGCTCAAACCGTCGCGCGTCACCGGCAAGCACGTCGCGCCCGAGGACAAGGCGCCGTACGACCCGGCGCTGGCGGCCGACGCCCTGCGCACGCACGTCAAGGACTTCGTCGAGACCGTGGTGCGCAGGCTCAAGTCCCTCCGCGAACAGCACGGGCGCCCTGCCCTGGTGGTGGCCGCCTACGACACCGAGCTGTTCGGGCACTGGTGGCATGAAGGTCCACAGTGGCTCGAAGGAGTGCTTCGCGCGTTGCCCGAGGCGGGGGTGCGGGTCACGACCCTGCGCGGGGCGCTCGAGGCCGGGCACCTCGGCGGTCCTGTCGACCTGCCCGCGTCGTCCTGGGGCTCCGGCAAGGACTGGCGGGTGTGGGACGGCGAGCAGGTCGCCGACATGGTGCAGGCCAACGACGAGCTGCAGAAACGGCTGCTGGCACTCCCGGTGCCGGGGGCCGCGCGCGACACCGTGGCCGACCAGGCCGTCACCGAGGGGATGCTGGCGTTGTCGAGCGACTGGGCCTTCATGGTCACGAAGAACTCGGCCGCCGACTACGCGCGCAGGCGCGCCCGCGACCACACCCAGCGGTTCGACGCGCTCGCCGAGGCGTTGCACGCGGGTGCCCCCGACGCGCGACGCCTCGCCGAGCGCTACCGGGCGAGCGCACTGCCCTTCGGGCATCTGGACGCCCGCGACCTGCTCAGTCCGGCGAACCCGCGGCGATGA
- a CDS encoding nuclear transport factor 2 family protein: protein MTSRPPFPPFDEHTAAQKVQAAEDAWNTRDPERVALAYTEDSVWRNRDRHLVGREQIVAFLTEKWERELDYALRKELWGFRGNRIAVRFQYESRDHTGQWWRSYGNELWEFTDEGLMRRREASINDYPIEESERRIFGPRPDSERGLALPVF, encoded by the coding sequence ATGACATCACGCCCTCCGTTCCCGCCCTTCGACGAACACACGGCCGCGCAGAAGGTCCAGGCTGCCGAGGACGCCTGGAACACCCGCGATCCCGAGCGGGTCGCGCTCGCCTACACCGAGGACTCCGTGTGGCGTAACCGCGACCGCCACCTCGTGGGCCGGGAGCAGATCGTCGCCTTCCTGACGGAGAAGTGGGAACGCGAGCTCGACTACGCGCTCCGCAAGGAACTCTGGGGCTTTCGCGGCAACCGCATCGCGGTGCGCTTCCAGTACGAGAGCCGTGACCACACGGGACAGTGGTGGCGCAGCTACGGCAACGAGTTGTGGGAGTTCACCGACGAGGGCTTGATGCGCCGCCGCGAGGCCAGCATCAACGACTACCCGATCGAGGAGTCCGAACGGAGGATCTTCGGACCCCGGCCGGACAGCGAGCGCGGCCTGGCGCTGCCGGTGTTCTGA
- a CDS encoding short-chain fatty acyl-CoA regulator family protein, with amino-acid sequence MDKTFAGARLRHLRQSRSMSQADLARLLEISPSYLNQIEHNTRPLTVPVLLRITEAFGVDAEFFADNDTSRLVADVREALLDESVGADVSPGEINDLAKNLPSVAEALVKLHRSYRNAVETTAALVTEDGRGVHGSPAAPLPHEEVRDFFYERENYVGELDERAEKMYRELGLRRDEIRNGLRDRLAEHYGVTVTSEGLNLAAGEQHRYEPEGKILRMAPTLRIGQQTFRMASQIALLEYDDLITELADSWAFSGPPARSLARVGLANYFAGALILPYRDFHSAAERFRYDIELLCEHFGVGFETVCHRLSTLQRPKLRGIPFSFVRVDRAGNMSKRQSAAGFHFSRVGGACPLWIIYEAFTRPGKVLSQVATLPDGKGYFWIARTVSRNIGGHGSPGKMFSVGLGCELRHAHRLVYSSGLNLDDRTAATPIGIGCKVCERPACPQRAFPTIGKQLTVDENTSTFVPYPAVPKPEA; translated from the coding sequence GTGGACAAGACTTTCGCCGGAGCGCGGCTCCGCCACCTCAGGCAGAGCCGCTCGATGAGCCAGGCCGACCTGGCCCGGCTACTCGAAATCTCGCCCAGCTACCTCAACCAGATCGAGCACAACACCCGGCCGCTGACCGTTCCGGTACTGCTGCGCATCACCGAGGCGTTCGGGGTCGACGCCGAGTTCTTCGCCGACAACGACACCTCCCGGCTCGTGGCCGACGTCCGGGAAGCCCTGCTCGACGAGTCCGTGGGAGCCGACGTCTCCCCCGGCGAGATCAACGACCTCGCGAAGAACCTTCCCTCGGTGGCCGAGGCGCTGGTCAAACTGCACCGCAGCTACCGCAATGCGGTCGAGACCACGGCCGCCCTTGTCACGGAGGACGGTCGCGGCGTCCACGGCAGCCCCGCCGCCCCCCTGCCCCACGAGGAGGTGCGCGACTTCTTCTACGAACGCGAGAACTACGTGGGCGAGCTCGACGAGCGCGCCGAGAAGATGTACCGCGAGCTGGGTCTGCGCCGCGACGAGATCCGCAACGGCCTGCGGGACCGGCTGGCCGAGCACTACGGCGTCACCGTCACCAGCGAAGGACTCAACCTCGCCGCGGGCGAACAGCACCGCTACGAACCCGAGGGAAAGATCCTCCGGATGGCGCCGACCCTGCGCATCGGCCAGCAGACGTTCCGCATGGCCTCACAGATCGCGCTGCTGGAGTACGACGACCTCATCACCGAACTCGCCGACTCGTGGGCGTTCTCCGGGCCGCCCGCGCGCTCCCTGGCGCGCGTCGGGCTGGCGAACTACTTCGCGGGCGCGTTGATCCTGCCCTACCGCGACTTCCACAGCGCCGCCGAACGGTTCCGCTACGACATCGAGCTGCTCTGCGAACACTTCGGGGTCGGCTTCGAGACGGTGTGCCACCGGCTCTCGACCCTCCAGCGCCCCAAACTGCGCGGCATCCCGTTCTCGTTCGTGCGCGTCGACCGCGCGGGCAACATGTCGAAACGCCAGTCGGCCGCCGGTTTCCACTTCTCCCGGGTCGGCGGCGCGTGTCCGCTGTGGATCATCTACGAGGCGTTCACCCGCCCCGGGAAGGTGCTCAGCCAGGTCGCGACACTGCCCGACGGCAAGGGCTACTTCTGGATCGCGCGCACCGTCTCCCGCAACATCGGCGGGCACGGGAGTCCGGGCAAGATGTTCTCGGTGGGGCTGGGTTGCGAACTCCGCCACGCGCACCGGCTCGTGTACTCGTCGGGCCTGAACCTCGACGACCGGACCGCCGCCACCCCCATCGGCATCGGCTGCAAGGTGTGCGAGCGTCCCGCGTGTCCGCAGCGGGCGTTCCCGACGATCGGCAAGCAGTTGACGGTGGACGAGAACACCAGCACGTTCGTCCCCTACCCCGCGGTGCCCAAGCCGGAAGCCTGA
- a CDS encoding glycoside hydrolase family 2 protein: protein MSEEAKSVTSTASTTSGLTTPWTYQVSPDNAHPEHPRPQLTRPTWRSLNGLWDYVSRDASGEVHRGERILVPYPPESLLSGIGRRDEQMWYRRTFDVPPEWRGGRMLLHFGAVDQIATVWVNHQLLTRHEGGFTAFTVDITDVLRPDAEQEVLVRADDDGNRGTFAVGKQANQPGGILYTGCSGVWQTVWLEAVPATHVADLDLTPDLHGFDLVAHVAGARPGVTVDVAVAFGGEQVASARGTPGERLRLDVPDPQLWGPDHPHLYDVTVRVVDDDGTVLDEVESYTALRTIRVGRPGAESPPRILLNDRPVFLNAPLDQGYWPDGIFTAPTDEALRFDLDRIKALGFNSVRKHVKVEPMRWYHWADRLGLLVWQDMPSLPVVLDNPPGPQPPPVAVARERFETELRAMLHQLRNVPSLVVWVVFNEGWGEYDTVRITEEVKELDPARVVVAASGVNCCHSHPDSGAGDVYDDHTYVGPGRPELAPDDRRAVVDGEFGGVGLVVEGHTWPGEPMAYEMVSDRDRLTERYVELSTELEALARDRLSGAVYTQVTDVENEVNGLLTYDRRVVKVAVPVVAERNRAVIAAGSPD, encoded by the coding sequence ATGAGCGAAGAAGCGAAGTCCGTGACGTCCACAGCGTCCACGACGTCAGGGCTGACGACCCCGTGGACGTACCAGGTGAGCCCCGACAACGCCCATCCCGAGCACCCTCGCCCCCAACTGACCCGACCGACGTGGCGGAGCCTCAACGGGCTCTGGGACTACGTGAGCCGCGACGCCTCCGGCGAGGTGCACCGCGGCGAGCGCATCCTCGTGCCCTATCCGCCCGAGTCCCTGCTCTCCGGCATCGGCCGCCGCGACGAGCAGATGTGGTACCGCCGAACGTTCGACGTGCCGCCCGAATGGCGCGGAGGCCGGATGCTGCTGCACTTCGGCGCGGTCGACCAGATCGCCACCGTCTGGGTCAACCACCAGCTGCTCACCCGGCACGAGGGAGGCTTCACCGCCTTCACCGTGGACATCACCGACGTGCTCCGGCCGGACGCCGAGCAGGAGGTCCTGGTCCGGGCCGACGACGACGGCAACCGGGGCACGTTCGCCGTCGGCAAGCAGGCCAACCAGCCCGGCGGCATCCTCTACACCGGCTGTTCGGGTGTCTGGCAGACCGTGTGGCTGGAGGCGGTGCCGGCCACGCACGTCGCCGACCTCGACCTCACGCCCGACCTCCACGGGTTCGACCTCGTGGCCCACGTCGCGGGCGCACGTCCCGGGGTGACGGTGGACGTCGCGGTCGCCTTCGGCGGCGAGCAGGTCGCCTCCGCCCGGGGCACTCCCGGCGAGCGGCTGCGCCTCGACGTGCCCGACCCGCAGCTGTGGGGCCCGGACCACCCGCACCTCTACGACGTGACGGTGCGCGTGGTCGACGACGACGGCACCGTGCTCGACGAGGTCGAGAGCTACACGGCGTTGCGCACGATCCGTGTCGGCAGGCCGGGGGCGGAGTCGCCGCCTCGCATCCTGCTCAACGACCGGCCGGTCTTCCTCAACGCACCGCTCGACCAGGGCTACTGGCCGGACGGCATCTTCACCGCGCCCACCGACGAGGCGCTGCGCTTCGACCTCGACCGCATCAAGGCGCTCGGTTTCAACAGCGTGCGCAAGCACGTCAAGGTGGAGCCGATGCGGTGGTACCACTGGGCCGACCGGCTGGGGCTGCTGGTGTGGCAGGACATGCCGTCGTTGCCGGTGGTCCTCGACAATCCGCCCGGCCCGCAGCCTCCGCCCGTCGCCGTGGCACGCGAGCGGTTCGAGACCGAGTTGCGCGCGATGCTGCACCAACTGCGCAACGTCCCCTCCCTCGTGGTCTGGGTGGTGTTCAACGAGGGCTGGGGCGAGTACGACACCGTGCGCATCACCGAGGAGGTCAAGGAGCTCGACCCCGCTCGGGTGGTCGTCGCCGCGAGCGGCGTGAACTGCTGTCACTCGCACCCCGACTCGGGAGCCGGTGACGTGTACGACGACCACACGTACGTGGGGCCCGGGCGGCCGGAACTCGCGCCCGACGACCGCAGGGCCGTGGTGGACGGCGAGTTCGGCGGTGTCGGGCTCGTCGTCGAGGGCCACACCTGGCCCGGCGAGCCGATGGCCTACGAGATGGTCTCCGACCGCGACCGGCTCACCGAGCGCTACGTGGAGCTGAGCACCGAGCTGGAGGCGCTGGCGCGCGACCGGCTGTCCGGCGCCGTCTACACCCAGGTCACCGACGTGGAGAACGAGGTCAACGGTCTGCTGACCTACGACCGCAGAGTGGTCAAGGTGGCCGTGCCGGTGGTGGCCGAACGCAACCGCGCCGTCATCGCCGCGGGTTCGCCGGACTGA